One segment of Procambarus clarkii isolate CNS0578487 chromosome 1, FALCON_Pclarkii_2.0, whole genome shotgun sequence DNA contains the following:
- the LOC138363097 gene encoding uncharacterized protein — translation MRLLEDLGKLKEWSNKWQFEFNPSKCKVMKIGVGSRSSITAIGVHEFPRSSATKVLHKQGRQLDQLCFSRQISEIPTSLPSSRPPKVSLNDTQKLQKPEQSHKGRDEDSNRRPRASRRTPSKAGVTRRLASDKAGVTRRLASDKAGVTRRLASDKAGVTRRLASDKAGVTRRLASDKAGVTRRLASDKAGVTRRLASDKAGVTRRLASDKAGVTRRLASDKAGLPDDWLLIKQELPDDSLLIKQELPDDSLLIKQELPDDSLLIKQELPDDSLLIKQELPDDSLLIKQELPDDSLLIKQELPDDWLLIKQELPDDSLLIKQGYQTTGF, via the exons ATGAGGCTCCTAGAAGATCTGGGCAAGcttaaggaatggtccaacaaatggcaatttgagtttaacccgagcaaatgtaaagtcatgaagataggtgtagggagcagaag TTCAATCACTGCTATCGGGGTACATGAATTCCCGCGCTCATCGGCCACAAAGGTGCTTCATAAACAAGGTCGCCAATTGGACCAACTCTGCTTCAGTcggcaaatatct GAAATTCCCACGTCGTTGCCCTCTTCCCGTCCACCTAAAGTGTCCCTCAACGACACACAAAAACTCCAAAAACCTgaacaaagccacaagggccgtgacgaggattcgaaccggcgtccgagagcatcc CGGCGAACCCCAAGTAAAGCAGGAGTTACCAGACGACTCGCTTCTGATAAAGCAGGAGTTACCAGACGACTCGCTTCTGATAAAGCAGGAGTTACCAGACGACTCGCTTCTGATAAAGCAGGAGTTACCAGACGACTGGCTTCTGATAAAGCAGGAGTTACCAGACGACTCGCTTCTGATAAAGCAGGAGTTACCAGACGACTGGCTTCTGATAAAGCAGGAGTTACCAGACGACTCGCTTCTGATAAAGCAGGAGTTACCAGACGACTGGCTTCTGATAAAGCAGGAGTTACCAGACGACTCGCTTCTGATAAAGCAGGGTTACCAGACGACTGGCTTCTGATAAAGCAGGAGTTACCAGACGACTCGCTTCTGATAAAGCAGGAGTTACCAGACGACTCGCTTCTGATAAAGCAGGAATTACCAGACGACTCGCTTCTGATAAAGCAGGAGTTACCAGACGACTCGCTTCTGATAAAGCAGGAATTACCAGACGACTCGCTTCTGATAAAGCAGGAGTTACCAGACGACTCGCTTCTGATAAAGCAGGAGTTACCAGACGACTGGCTTCTGATAAAGCAGGAGTTACCAGACGACTCGCTTCTGATAAAGCAGGGTTACCAGACGACTGGCTTCTGA